In Triticum urartu cultivar G1812 chromosome 6, Tu2.1, whole genome shotgun sequence, the following proteins share a genomic window:
- the LOC125516202 gene encoding uncharacterized protein LOC125516202 isoform X2 produces the protein MAAAAPSPSTSSPFAVVHADCSQSVGCLDLVTSHILKSSLCKGVVGVHGKRQKFLGDEELLKHWLQRKASMWPNQLNELPWCYLCVGGNVFGMT, from the exons ATGGCAGCAGCCGCACCTTCCCCTTCCACAAG CTCACCATTTGCTGTTGTACATGCTGATTGTAGTCAATCTGTTGGATGCCTCGACCTAGTTACATCACATATTTTAAAATCAAG CTTATGCAAGG GTGTAGTAGGTGTTCATGGAAAAAGACAGAAATTTTTAGGAGATGAGGAGTTACTGAAACATTGGCTGCAGCGCAAGGCCTCAATGTGGCCAAATCAACTCAATG aactaccatggtgttatttatgtgtaggagGAAATGTtttcggaatgacctaa
- the LOC125516202 gene encoding uncharacterized protein LOC125516202 isoform X1, whose amino-acid sequence MAAAAPSPSTSSPFAVVHADCSQSVGCLDLVTSHILKSSLCKGVVGVHGKRQKFLGDEELLKHWLQRKASMWPNQLNGMLCWALNHYVKSCEFALLLFEETVNFETLVARDGKLDVWCMFSTGRNFLPYHLLLYMLILVHVLDASDLVT is encoded by the exons ATGGCAGCAGCCGCACCTTCCCCTTCCACAAG CTCACCATTTGCTGTTGTACATGCTGATTGTAGTCAATCTGTTGGATGCCTCGACCTAGTTACATCACATATTTTAAAATCAAG CTTATGCAAGG GTGTAGTAGGTGTTCATGGAAAAAGACAGAAATTTTTAGGAGATGAGGAGTTACTGAAACATTGGCTGCAGCGCAAGGCCTCAATGTGGCCAAATCAACTCAATGGTATGTTGTGCTGGGCACTCAATCATTATGTGAAGAGTTGTGAGTTTGCACTGCTACTATTTGAAGAAACTGTAAATTTTGAGACTTTAGTTGCTAGGGATGGAAAGCTGGATGTCTGGTGTATGTTTAGTACAGGTAGAAATTTTCTACCCTACCACTTGCTGTTGTACATGCTGATTCTAGTTCATGTGTTGGATGCCTCAGACCTAGTTAcataa